One window from the genome of Anguilla rostrata isolate EN2019 chromosome 5, ASM1855537v3, whole genome shotgun sequence encodes:
- the vps37c gene encoding vacuolar protein sorting-associated protein 37C: MSCGDKLMEKIQDLSQSELQDLLDDAGKVESLVQESDEVQTAQLDREMTLASNRSLAEQNLNLKPGLESQRDLLVEKYSELEAVRETYRQHCAQRDGIMGQVTPEGLLSRLQAAGGSTEAESEALAEQFLDGSLSLDSFLEHFLSLRSLAHRRRVRIEKLQDILRQKREGGADAPPGAMTSQTSAAHEAGAVPPASSPWQQQQQQHADQQQNSMADSKPDHGSFPNSSQSTTNHPLPYTPYPVSPPNPPPAVSASGPSNPQAPFQPYPSQSFTSAPSFPTPAPGFPAHAGFSPGACPYPIQPTFPGPARSQFRPYGSPSPPYPSPYPFPGYNYPPGPGVPPSQPPSGRPLYRPGFGLPQSYS; the protein is encoded by the exons ATGAG CTGTGGAGACAAATTGATGGAGAAAATTCAGGACCTCAGCCAGTCAGAGCTGCAGGATCTACTTGATGATGCTGGGAAGGTGGAGTCTCTGGTTCAGGAGTCTGATGAG GTGCAGACGGCGCAGCTGGACCGGGAGATGACCCTGGCCTCCAACCGCAGCCTGGCAGAGCAGAACCTGAACCTGAAACCGGGCCTGGAGAGCCAGAGGGACCTGCTGGTGGAGAAGTACTCCGAGCtggaggcagtgagagagacataCCGACAGCACTGTGCCCAGAGAG ATGGCATCATGGGACAGGTGACTCCAGAGGGGCTGTTGTCGAGGTTAcaggcagcagggggcagcaccgaGGCCGAATCTGAG GCGCTCGCGGAGCAGTTCCTGGACGGCTCGCTGTCCCTGGACTCCTTCCTggagcacttcctgtccctgcgCTCGCTGGCACACCGGCGGCGGGTGCGGATCGAGAAGCTGCAGGACATCCTGCGCCAGaagagggagggcggggccgacgCGCCGCCGGgggcgatgacatcacagacgaGCGCCGCCCACGAAGCAGGGGCGGTGCCGCCGGCATCGTCGCCGtggcagcaacaacaacaacaacacgcAGACCAGCAGCAGAATAGCATGGCGGATTCCAAACCCGACCACGGCAGCTTCCCAAATTCATCCCAGTCTACCACAAACCACCCTTTGCCTTACACTCCGTATCCCGTctcccctcccaaccccccccctgccGTTTCGGCCTCTGGGCCCAGCAATCCCCAAGCTCCATTTCAGCCCTACCCCAGCCAGAGCTTCACCTCGGCCCCCAGCTTCCCCACTCCAGCCCCAGGCTTCCCTGCTCACGCGGGCTTCAGCCCCGGCGCCTGTCCCTATCCCATTCAGCCCACCTTCCCCGGCCCGGCCCGCTCCCAGTTTCGGCCGTACGGCTCGCCCAGCCCCCCCTACCCGTCCCCATACCCCTTTCCTGGGTATAACTACCCTCCTGGCCCTGGGGTGCCCCCTTCTCAACCCCCCTCAGGTAGGCCGCTCTACAGGCCTGGATTTGGGTTGCCACAGTCCTATTCATAA